In Nocardia sputorum, a single genomic region encodes these proteins:
- a CDS encoding alpha/beta hydrolase yields the protein MRGVIGRRLKTRRAGSWLKRSMLVSLAVLLPLGVSVAGPAAPASAAFNPDGFDFWVDSEMGPIKSRIFRAADGNTGRVVYALDGMRARTDLSGWEIDTEVARELTKWNINVVMPVGGQSSFYADWNGPSDFFGLGSAGSSSTGSANSGSGLLTGSAGGPGKTSTYKWETFLTNNLRWALRDRLGFNPNGNGVFGLSMGGSAALTLAAYHPDQFRYAGSYSGYLNISAPGMREALRVAMLDAGGYNIDAMAPPWGPQWLRMDPFVFAPRLKANNTRLWVSAGSGLPSGADGISFNTLNAMGLEALALANTRAFQVRMLTLGANNVTYDFPAVGVHNWNYWADEVYRMIPDLSANIG from the coding sequence ATGCGAGGCGTGATCGGGCGTCGTCTTAAAACTCGAAGAGCAGGTTCCTGGCTCAAGCGATCCATGCTGGTTTCGCTGGCTGTTCTGCTACCGCTCGGGGTGTCGGTGGCAGGCCCTGCCGCCCCGGCCTCCGCCGCGTTCAATCCGGATGGCTTCGACTTCTGGGTCGATTCCGAAATGGGGCCGATCAAGTCGCGCATCTTCCGCGCCGCGGACGGCAATACCGGGCGCGTGGTCTACGCGCTGGACGGCATGCGGGCGCGCACCGACTTGAGCGGCTGGGAGATCGACACCGAGGTCGCGCGCGAGCTGACCAAGTGGAACATCAACGTTGTCATGCCGGTCGGCGGCCAGTCCAGCTTCTACGCCGACTGGAACGGCCCCAGCGACTTCTTCGGCCTGGGCAGCGCGGGCTCGTCCTCCACCGGTTCGGCGAACTCGGGCTCCGGCCTGCTGACCGGTTCCGCGGGCGGCCCCGGCAAGACCAGCACCTACAAGTGGGAAACGTTCCTCACCAACAACTTGCGCTGGGCGCTGCGCGACCGGCTCGGGTTCAACCCCAACGGCAACGGCGTGTTCGGTCTGTCCATGGGCGGCAGCGCGGCGCTCACCCTGGCGGCCTACCACCCCGACCAGTTCCGTTACGCCGGTTCGTACTCCGGCTACCTGAACATCTCCGCGCCTGGCATGCGTGAGGCGCTGCGCGTGGCCATGCTGGACGCGGGTGGCTACAACATCGACGCGATGGCGCCGCCGTGGGGCCCGCAGTGGCTGCGGATGGACCCGTTCGTCTTCGCGCCGCGACTGAAGGCGAACAACACCCGCCTGTGGGTCTCCGCGGGCAGCGGTCTGCCGAGTGGGGCGGACGGCATCAGCTTCAACACGCTCAACGCGATGGGTCTGGAAGCGCTCGCGCTGGCCAACACCCGCGCGTTCCAGGTTCGCATGCTCACCCTCGGCGCGAACAACGTCACCTACGACTTCCCGGCCGTGGGTGTGCACAACTGGAACTATTGGGCCGACGAGGTCTACCGGATGATTCCGGATCTGTCCGCGAACATCGGGTAG
- a CDS encoding alpha/beta hydrolase encodes MRSARGKRGPGRSRTSGSWLRRSVLGVAVAMLLPLGTAIGGSGATASAAFDPAAFDFWVDSGMGPIKTRILRAADGNTNRVVYVLDGMRAPETLNGWEIETNIPQVLASQNINVVMPVGGMSSFYADWIAPSEFFGVPAGSGSSTGSGGLDGFAGGPGKSYRYQWETFLTNNLRWALRDRLGFNPYRNGAFGLSMGGSAALTMAAYHPDQFSFAGSFSGYLNNSAPGMREAIRAAMLDAGGYNVDSMAPPWSPQWLRMDPFVFAPNLIRNGTRLWIAAASGLPSASDPPSFNTLNGMGLETLALANTRAFQVRMATLGGGNAVYSFPPFGIHAWNNWADEAMRMIPDMSANIG; translated from the coding sequence ATGCGTAGTGCGCGCGGGAAGCGCGGGCCCGGAAGGTCTCGAACATCCGGTTCGTGGTTGCGACGGTCTGTCCTCGGCGTCGCCGTCGCGATGCTGTTGCCGCTCGGCACGGCCATCGGCGGCTCCGGCGCCACGGCATCGGCGGCGTTCGACCCCGCGGCCTTCGATTTCTGGGTCGATTCCGGGATGGGCCCGATCAAGACCCGGATTCTGCGCGCCGCGGACGGCAACACCAATCGGGTCGTCTACGTGCTGGACGGCATGCGGGCGCCGGAGACGCTGAACGGCTGGGAGATCGAGACGAACATCCCGCAAGTCCTGGCGAGCCAGAACATCAACGTGGTGATGCCGGTCGGCGGCATGTCGAGCTTCTACGCCGACTGGATCGCGCCGAGCGAGTTCTTCGGAGTCCCGGCCGGCTCGGGCTCCAGTACCGGCTCCGGCGGGCTCGACGGTTTCGCGGGCGGTCCGGGCAAGAGCTACCGGTACCAGTGGGAGACTTTCCTGACCAACAACCTGCGCTGGGCGCTGCGCGACCGGCTGGGGTTCAATCCCTACCGCAACGGCGCCTTCGGTCTGTCCATGGGCGGCAGCGCGGCGCTCACCATGGCGGCCTACCACCCGGATCAGTTCAGCTTCGCGGGCTCGTTCTCCGGGTATCTGAACAACTCGGCGCCGGGCATGCGCGAGGCGATCCGCGCCGCCATGCTGGACGCGGGCGGCTACAACGTCGACTCGATGGCGCCACCCTGGAGCCCGCAGTGGCTGCGGATGGACCCCTTCGTCTTCGCGCCCAACCTGATCCGCAACGGCACCCGGCTGTGGATCGCAGCGGCCAGCGGCCTGCCCTCGGCCTCCGACCCGCCGAGCTTCAACACCCTCAACGGCATGGGTCTGGAGACTCTGGCGCTGGCGAACACCCGCGCGTTCCAGGTCCGGATGGCGACCCTGGGCGGCGGTAACGCCGTCTACTCGTTTCCGCCGTTCGGCATTCACGCCTGGAACAACTGGGCGGACGAGGCCATGCGAATGATCCCCGATATGTCGGCGAACATCGGCTGA
- the zomB gene encoding flagellar motor control protein ZomB, producing MLVAEQTEYAAERPADAQARSASRFARLSKATFVGGIALTVVLFAVGGWQRRWIADDGLIVLRTVRNLLAGNGPVFNAGERVETNTSTAWTYLVWFFSWLTQARLEYVVLGVAITVSLAAIVFAMLGSARLWGGTGAGLLLPAGVLVYIALPPARDYVTSGLESGLVICWIGLLWWQLMRWSQAKSVRLPGLLGLVFLAGLAPLIRPEMTLVGALALLMIFFAPMPESRLRPIVLRSVIVAVAGLVPLGYQIWRMGYYGLPYPNTAVAKDAGGAKWGQGFTYLWDLVGPYFLWAPLLVLLVAGVLAARTRPGRNAGDETRGWSVHRFREWLRSPGAVVTTVLLSGFLLTVYALRVGGDFMHGRMLLPQLFLLLLPVAVLPIRAPQGGVRAATTADWSLAAIAVAFVAVAGWALFAADTTAIKTGTKITSTGIVDERVYYVLNTGHDHPILAEDYLDYPRIRAMVDDIANSPNGGLLLNSPSFMFWYIAPPPQPIPDGGAGHTVYFLNLGMTSMNVPLDVPVIDPMGLAYPLAAHTDRLTDGRIGHDKSLYPDWVVVDTGMVDKKPWMPWYLDEKWVTQARTAMSCPDTQALMISYRDPLTFERFRHNLRNALRFAKYRIDRVPKYEIQRCGLVDPFPQPVAPR from the coding sequence ATGCTGGTAGCGGAGCAAACGGAATACGCGGCGGAGCGGCCTGCCGATGCGCAGGCCCGCTCCGCGTCGCGGTTCGCGCGTCTATCCAAAGCCACGTTCGTCGGTGGGATCGCTCTCACCGTTGTCCTTTTCGCGGTCGGAGGCTGGCAGCGACGGTGGATCGCGGACGACGGTCTCATCGTGTTGCGCACCGTGCGCAATCTGCTGGCGGGCAACGGTCCCGTCTTCAACGCGGGCGAGCGGGTCGAAACCAACACCAGCACCGCGTGGACCTACCTGGTCTGGTTCTTCAGCTGGCTGACCCAGGCGCGGCTCGAGTACGTGGTGCTCGGCGTCGCCATCACGGTGTCGCTGGCGGCGATCGTCTTCGCCATGCTCGGTTCGGCGCGGCTGTGGGGCGGGACGGGCGCCGGCCTGCTGCTGCCAGCGGGCGTGCTGGTCTACATCGCGCTGCCCCCGGCACGCGACTACGTCACCTCGGGCCTGGAAAGCGGCCTGGTGATCTGCTGGATCGGCCTGCTGTGGTGGCAGCTGATGCGCTGGAGCCAGGCGAAGTCGGTGCGTCTGCCCGGCCTGCTCGGGTTGGTCTTCCTCGCCGGGCTCGCGCCGCTGATCCGTCCCGAGATGACGCTGGTCGGCGCGTTGGCGCTGCTGATGATCTTCTTCGCCCCGATGCCGGAGAGCAGGCTGCGGCCGATCGTGCTGCGCTCGGTGATCGTCGCGGTGGCCGGGCTGGTTCCGCTGGGGTACCAGATCTGGCGAATGGGCTACTACGGGCTGCCCTACCCCAACACCGCCGTCGCGAAGGACGCGGGCGGCGCCAAATGGGGGCAGGGCTTCACTTACCTCTGGGACCTGGTCGGTCCGTACTTCTTGTGGGCGCCGCTGCTGGTGCTGCTGGTCGCCGGTGTGCTCGCCGCACGCACGCGGCCGGGCCGGAACGCCGGTGACGAGACGCGCGGCTGGTCGGTGCACCGGTTTCGGGAGTGGCTGCGCTCCCCGGGCGCGGTGGTCACCACGGTCCTGCTCAGCGGGTTTCTGCTGACCGTGTACGCGCTGCGGGTCGGCGGCGACTTCATGCACGGCCGGATGCTGCTGCCGCAGTTGTTCCTGCTGTTGCTGCCGGTCGCGGTGCTTCCGATCCGGGCGCCGCAGGGCGGGGTGCGTGCGGCGACCACCGCCGACTGGTCCCTCGCGGCGATCGCGGTGGCGTTCGTCGCGGTCGCGGGCTGGGCGCTGTTCGCGGCCGACACCACGGCGATCAAGACCGGCACCAAGATCACCTCCACCGGCATCGTCGACGAGCGCGTCTACTACGTGCTCAACACCGGGCACGACCACCCGATCCTGGCCGAGGACTACCTGGACTATCCGCGTATTCGCGCGATGGTCGACGACATCGCCAACAGTCCGAACGGTGGGCTGCTGCTCAACTCGCCGTCGTTCATGTTCTGGTACATCGCTCCACCGCCCCAGCCGATTCCGGACGGCGGCGCCGGGCACACGGTCTACTTCCTGAATCTCGGGATGACGAGCATGAACGTCCCGCTGGACGTGCCCGTGATCGATCCGATGGGCCTGGCCTACCCGCTGGCCGCGCACACCGATCGGCTCACCGACGGCCGGATCGGACACGACAAGAGCCTGTACCCGGACTGGGTCGTCGTGGACACCGGCATGGTGGACAAGAAGCCGTGGATGCCCTGGTATCTGGACGAGAAGTGGGTCACCCAGGCGCGCACCGCGATGTCCTGCCCCGACACCCAGGCGCTGATGATCTCCTACCGCGATCCGCTCACCTTCGAGCGTTTCCGGCACAACCTGCGCAACGCGCTGCGGTTCGCGAAGTACCGCATCGATCGGGTGCCGAAGTACGAGATCCAGCGTTGCGGACTGGTCGATCCGTTCCCACAACCGGTCGCGCCACGCTGA
- a CDS encoding SDR family NAD(P)-dependent oxidoreductase, protein MSKTIAIFGYGPGLGVGTGRRFGREGFRVAVIGRDPEKARRHADELTAEGVEAAAFPADVTVAAQVTGVIAEIEATFGPIDVAMHGAAGNMSDRLPSTLEVDIPSLDAPVALKLHSPILVTRALAPKMVERGDGALLFSSGSSERFVAPYLANFGIALAAQRGYLRQLEVELRGTGVYVGLLNIGALIEGSKAARIVDEHPEVVPEGLEIVRISGDELGEHYWRLYTDRDKVELDVGFPA, encoded by the coding sequence ATGTCCAAGACCATCGCGATCTTCGGGTATGGACCCGGTCTCGGCGTCGGCACGGGACGCCGATTCGGGCGTGAAGGGTTCCGGGTGGCCGTCATCGGGCGCGACCCCGAGAAGGCACGGCGGCATGCCGACGAGCTGACGGCCGAAGGCGTCGAAGCCGCCGCCTTCCCCGCGGACGTGACCGTCGCCGCGCAGGTCACCGGCGTGATCGCGGAGATCGAGGCGACCTTCGGGCCGATCGACGTCGCCATGCACGGCGCGGCGGGCAACATGAGCGACCGGCTGCCATCGACCCTGGAGGTGGACATCCCTTCGCTGGACGCACCGGTCGCGTTGAAGTTGCACTCGCCGATCCTGGTGACGAGGGCGCTCGCGCCGAAGATGGTGGAGCGAGGCGACGGCGCGTTGCTGTTCTCGTCGGGCTCGTCCGAGCGTTTCGTGGCGCCCTACCTGGCCAACTTCGGCATCGCGCTGGCCGCGCAGCGCGGCTACCTGCGCCAGCTCGAGGTGGAACTGCGCGGCACCGGCGTCTACGTCGGACTGCTCAATATCGGCGCGCTGATCGAGGGCAGCAAGGCCGCGCGGATCGTCGACGAGCATCCGGAAGTGGTGCCGGAGGGCCTGGAGATCGTCCGCATCAGCGGCGACGAGCTCGGCGAGCACTATTGGCGGCTGTACACCGACAGGGACAAGGTCGAGCTCGACGTCGGTTTCCCGGCCTGA
- the glf gene encoding UDP-galactopyranose mutase has protein sequence MTVASSPGNSVHSASQFDLIVVGSGFFGLTVAERAATVLGKRVLVIERRHHLGGNAYSEPDPETGIEIHKYGAHLFHTSNKRVWDYVTQFTEFTGYQHRVFAMHKGQAYQFPMGLGLVSQFFGRYFSPDEARALIAEQASEIETKDAQNLEEKAISLIGRPLYEAFVRDYTAKQWQTDPKELPAGNITRLPVRYTFDNRYFNDTYEGLPREGYTKWLENMAASDLIEVRLNTDWFEVREQLRAENPDAPVVYTGPLDRYFDYSEGELGWRTIDFETEVLPVGDYQGTSVMNYNDADVPYTRIIEPRHFHPERDYPTDKTVIMREYSRFAQTGDEPYYPINTPEDRAKLLAYRELAKQETATAKVVFGGRLGTYQYLDMHMAIGSALSMFDNVLRPHLADGAPLVDQEA, from the coding sequence GTGACCGTCGCATCGTCCCCGGGTAACTCCGTCCATTCCGCCTCACAGTTCGATCTGATCGTCGTCGGCTCCGGATTCTTCGGGCTGACCGTTGCCGAACGCGCCGCCACCGTGCTGGGTAAACGGGTTCTGGTGATCGAACGGCGCCACCACCTCGGTGGCAACGCCTATTCCGAGCCGGATCCGGAAACCGGGATCGAGATCCACAAGTACGGCGCGCACCTGTTCCACACGTCGAACAAGCGGGTGTGGGACTACGTCACCCAGTTCACCGAGTTCACCGGCTACCAGCACCGCGTCTTCGCGATGCACAAAGGGCAGGCCTACCAGTTCCCGATGGGCCTCGGTCTGGTCTCCCAATTCTTCGGCCGCTACTTCTCGCCGGACGAGGCGCGCGCGCTGATCGCGGAGCAGGCCTCGGAGATCGAGACCAAGGACGCGCAGAACCTCGAGGAGAAGGCCATCTCGCTGATCGGCCGCCCGCTGTACGAGGCGTTCGTGCGCGACTACACCGCCAAGCAGTGGCAGACCGACCCGAAGGAACTGCCCGCAGGCAACATCACCCGTCTCCCGGTCCGCTACACCTTCGACAACCGCTACTTCAACGACACCTACGAGGGCCTGCCCCGCGAGGGTTACACGAAGTGGCTGGAGAACATGGCCGCCTCCGACCTGATCGAGGTGCGCCTGAACACCGACTGGTTCGAGGTGCGCGAGCAGCTGCGCGCCGAGAACCCGGACGCGCCGGTGGTCTACACCGGCCCCCTGGACCGCTACTTCGACTACAGCGAGGGCGAGCTGGGCTGGCGCACCATCGATTTCGAGACCGAAGTGCTGCCGGTCGGCGACTACCAGGGCACATCGGTGATGAACTACAACGACGCGGACGTGCCCTACACCCGCATCATCGAGCCGCGCCACTTCCACCCCGAGCGCGACTACCCCACCGACAAGACCGTGATCATGCGGGAGTACTCCCGGTTCGCGCAGACCGGCGACGAGCCGTACTACCCGATCAACACCCCCGAGGACCGGGCGAAACTGCTGGCCTACCGCGAGCTGGCCAAGCAGGAGACCGCCACCGCGAAGGTCGTCTTCGGCGGCCGCCTCGGCACCTATCAGTATCTCGATATGCACATGGCGATCGGCAGCGCGCTGAGCATGTTCGACAACGTGCTGCGCCCGCATCTCGCGGACGGCGCTCCGCTGGTCGACCAGGAGGCGTAG
- a CDS encoding decaprenyl-phosphate phosphoribosyltransferase — translation MSEEPTGADLAEAVVKGPPKTLAGGLFKAVRPRQWVKNVLVLAAPLAAGTVTDVDVLAHVGIAFVVFCMAASGIYLVNDALDVEADRAHPTKRFRPIAAGVVPVNLAYLLSALLLSGSIAGSFLASWQLAVVMAVYIGIQLAYCFGLKHQAVLDICIVSSGFLLRAVAGGAAADIDLSQWFLLIMAFGSLFMAAGKRYAELQIALGTGAKIRKSLEYYTPTYLRFIWTLAATAVVVFYGLWAFQQDGIKDTNWFGISMIPFTIAILRYAVDVDGGEAGEPEEIALGDRVLQFLAIAWIGAVGVAVYLT, via the coding sequence ATGAGTGAAGAGCCGACCGGCGCCGACCTGGCCGAGGCGGTTGTCAAGGGCCCGCCCAAGACGCTGGCCGGCGGTCTGTTCAAGGCAGTCCGTCCACGGCAGTGGGTCAAGAACGTCCTGGTGCTCGCCGCGCCGCTGGCAGCGGGGACGGTCACCGACGTGGACGTGCTGGCGCACGTCGGCATCGCCTTCGTGGTGTTCTGCATGGCGGCCTCGGGCATCTACCTGGTGAACGACGCGCTCGATGTGGAAGCCGACCGGGCGCACCCGACCAAGCGGTTCCGGCCGATCGCCGCGGGCGTCGTCCCGGTGAACCTGGCCTACCTGCTGTCGGCGCTGCTGCTGTCGGGGTCGATCGCGGGATCGTTCCTCGCCTCGTGGCAGCTGGCCGTGGTGATGGCGGTCTACATCGGTATCCAGCTGGCCTACTGCTTCGGGCTCAAGCATCAGGCCGTGCTGGACATCTGCATCGTGTCCTCCGGCTTCCTGCTGCGCGCGGTGGCCGGTGGCGCGGCGGCGGACATCGATCTGTCGCAGTGGTTCCTGCTGATCATGGCCTTCGGCTCGCTGTTCATGGCGGCGGGCAAGCGCTACGCGGAACTTCAGATCGCGTTGGGCACCGGCGCCAAGATCCGCAAGTCGCTGGAGTACTACACCCCCACCTACCTGCGTTTCATCTGGACGCTGGCCGCGACGGCGGTCGTGGTGTTCTACGGTCTCTGGGCGTTCCAGCAGGACGGCATCAAGGACACCAACTGGTTCGGGATCTCGATGATCCCGTTCACGATCGCGATCCTGCGTTACGCGGTCGACGTCGACGGCGGCGAGGCCGGGGAGCCGGAAGAGATCGCGCTGGGGGACCGCGTCCTGCAGTTCCTCGCAATTGCCTGGATCGGAGCGGTAGGTGTCGCTGTCTATCTCACCTGA
- a CDS encoding alpha/beta hydrolase, translating into MRFGRAAAPKRTQSGRRGAARGWRSRILAVGAAVTALPIAAGLATPTLATAAPSAHAPVLRAPAGGFEDLMVPSSMGPIKVQVQWAARGGNAALYLLDGLRARDDRNAWSFETNALQQFGNDNITLVMPVGGQSSFYTDWYAPSNLNGQKTTYKWETFLTKELPAFLEGYGVSRTNNAVVGLSMGGSAALALAAYHRDQFKFAASYSGYLNISAPGMREAIRIAMLDAGRYNVDSMAAPWSPQWLRMDPFVFAPQLRGLPMYISAASGLPGQFDQPNSAVGVFNTGNAMALEALSLVNTRAFQARLNSLGIPARFDFPAAGTHSWKYWEGQLFASRNMILDATGAW; encoded by the coding sequence ATGCGTTTCGGCAGGGCGGCCGCGCCGAAGAGAACACAGTCGGGACGGCGAGGCGCGGCTCGCGGTTGGCGTAGTCGAATTCTGGCTGTCGGTGCCGCCGTTACGGCGCTTCCGATCGCCGCAGGTCTGGCGACCCCGACGCTCGCCACCGCGGCGCCGTCGGCGCACGCGCCGGTGTTGCGAGCGCCCGCGGGTGGCTTCGAGGACCTGATGGTCCCCTCCAGCATGGGCCCGATCAAGGTGCAGGTGCAGTGGGCCGCGCGCGGTGGCAACGCGGCGCTGTACCTGCTCGACGGTCTGCGCGCCCGCGACGACCGCAACGCCTGGTCGTTCGAGACCAACGCGCTGCAGCAGTTCGGGAACGACAACATCACCCTGGTGATGCCGGTCGGCGGCCAGTCCAGCTTCTACACCGACTGGTACGCACCGTCGAACCTGAACGGCCAGAAGACCACCTACAAGTGGGAGACGTTCCTCACCAAGGAGCTGCCGGCCTTCCTGGAGGGCTACGGCGTCTCGCGCACCAACAACGCGGTCGTCGGCCTGTCCATGGGCGGTAGCGCGGCGCTGGCTCTCGCGGCCTACCACCGCGACCAGTTCAAGTTCGCCGCCTCCTACTCGGGCTACCTGAACATCTCCGCGCCGGGCATGCGCGAGGCGATCCGCATCGCGATGCTGGACGCCGGCCGCTACAACGTGGACTCCATGGCCGCGCCGTGGAGCCCGCAGTGGCTGCGGATGGACCCGTTCGTGTTCGCGCCGCAGCTGCGCGGCCTGCCGATGTACATCTCGGCCGCCAGCGGTCTGCCGGGTCAGTTCGACCAGCCGAACTCGGCGGTCGGCGTGTTCAACACCGGCAACGCGATGGCGCTGGAGGCCCTCTCGCTGGTGAACACCCGCGCGTTCCAGGCCCGCTTGAACTCGCTGGGTATCCCGGCTCGGTTCGACTTCCCGGCTGCCGGTACCCACTCCTGGAAGTACTGGGAGGGCCAGCTGTTCGCCTCGCGCAACATGATCCTGGACGCCACCGGCGCCTGGTGA
- a CDS encoding glycosyltransferase: MTSQSILEDMTTETRAKSLLQRIILPRPGEPLDVRTLYVEESETNARRAHATTRTSLSIGAESEVSFCTYFNALPASYWRRWSVLSSVVLRLELAGHGRVDVYRSKADGSRIHVQGKEFAVATGADSVVVEFETDLSPFEDGGWIWFDITSDTAVTLLSGGWYAPVEAPGEGSIAVGMPTFNRPTDAVKTLAALGSDPLVLEKIKAVIIPDQGTKKVVDEPGFAESSAALGDRLSIHDQPNLGGSGGYSRVMYEALKTTDAEYIVYMDDDIEIEPDSILRALAFARFAKSPVLVGGQMLNLQERSHLHVMGEVVDRGIFMWTAAPNVEYDHDFSKYPLKDRDNSKLLHRRIDVDFNGWWTCVIPRRVAEELGQPLPLFLKWDDAEYGLRARAAGYPTVTLPGAAVWHMAWSDKDDAIDWQAYFHLRNRLVVASLHLPGNGRGMVVNTIKATLKHLLCLEYSTVAIQNLAIRDFLAGPERLFQLLPSALGAVHELRRQYPDAVILPSSTELPLASHIGVGAVGEPANPIAKVVRLAKGVVHNFRPAHPEHHETPQLNVPTLDARWFLLSQVDGVTVTTADGRGVVYRKRDPRQALGLFKEAMRLRKELAARFPEMQQRYRAAHPQLTSTAAWEKVFGIDTKDGQQ, encoded by the coding sequence ATGACCTCCCAATCCATTCTGGAAGACATGACCACCGAGACCCGCGCGAAGTCGCTGTTGCAGCGCATCATCCTGCCCCGGCCGGGTGAGCCGCTGGACGTGCGCACGCTCTATGTCGAGGAGTCGGAGACCAACGCAAGGCGTGCGCACGCGACCACCCGCACCTCCCTGTCGATCGGCGCGGAGTCCGAGGTCTCGTTCTGCACCTACTTCAACGCGCTGCCCGCGAGCTACTGGCGGCGCTGGAGCGTCCTGTCGTCGGTGGTGCTGCGCTTGGAACTGGCCGGCCACGGCCGGGTGGACGTGTACCGCTCGAAGGCCGATGGTTCGCGAATCCACGTGCAGGGCAAGGAGTTCGCGGTCGCGACCGGCGCCGACTCGGTCGTCGTGGAATTCGAGACCGATCTGAGCCCGTTCGAGGACGGCGGCTGGATCTGGTTCGACATCACCAGCGACACGGCGGTCACGCTGCTGTCCGGGGGCTGGTACGCGCCGGTCGAGGCGCCCGGCGAGGGCAGCATCGCGGTCGGCATGCCCACCTTCAACCGGCCCACCGACGCGGTGAAGACGCTCGCCGCCCTCGGTTCGGACCCCCTGGTGCTGGAGAAGATCAAGGCCGTCATCATCCCGGACCAGGGCACCAAGAAGGTCGTCGACGAGCCGGGCTTCGCGGAATCGTCGGCGGCGCTCGGTGACCGCCTGTCCATCCACGACCAGCCCAATCTCGGCGGGTCCGGCGGCTACAGCCGGGTGATGTACGAGGCGCTGAAGACCACCGATGCCGAGTACATCGTCTACATGGACGACGACATCGAGATCGAGCCCGACTCGATCCTGCGCGCGCTGGCCTTCGCCCGCTTCGCCAAGTCGCCGGTACTGGTCGGCGGCCAGATGCTCAACCTGCAGGAACGCTCGCACCTGCACGTCATGGGCGAGGTCGTCGATCGCGGCATCTTCATGTGGACCGCGGCGCCGAACGTCGAGTACGACCACGATTTCTCCAAATACCCGCTCAAGGACCGGGACAACTCCAAGCTGCTGCACCGGCGCATCGACGTCGACTTCAACGGCTGGTGGACCTGCGTCATCCCGCGCCGCGTCGCCGAGGAGCTGGGCCAGCCGCTGCCGCTGTTCCTGAAGTGGGACGACGCGGAGTACGGCCTGCGCGCCCGCGCGGCCGGGTACCCGACGGTCACCCTGCCCGGCGCGGCGGTGTGGCACATGGCCTGGAGCGACAAGGACGACGCCATCGACTGGCAGGCGTACTTCCACCTGCGCAATCGCCTGGTCGTGGCCTCGCTGCACCTGCCGGGCAACGGGCGCGGCATGGTGGTCAACACGATCAAGGCCACGCTGAAACACCTGCTGTGCCTCGAGTACTCGACGGTCGCGATCCAGAACCTCGCCATTCGCGACTTCCTCGCGGGCCCCGAACGGTTGTTCCAGCTGCTGCCCAGTGCGCTGGGCGCGGTGCACGAACTGCGCAGGCAGTACCCCGACGCGGTGATCCTGCCCTCGTCCACGGAACTGCCGCTGGCCAGCCACATCGGCGTCGGCGCGGTCGGCGAGCCTGCCAATCCGATCGCCAAGGTGGTCCGGCTGGCCAAGGGCGTGGTGCACAACTTCCGCCCCGCGCATCCCGAACATCACGAGACCCCGCAGTTGAACGTGCCGACCCTGGACGCGCGCTGGTTCCTGCTCTCGCAGGTCGACGGCGTCACCGTCACGACGGCCGACGGGCGCGGCGTGGTCTACCGCAAGCGCGACCCGCGCCAGGCGCTCGGCCTGTTCAAGGAGGCCATGCGCCTGCGCAAGGAGCTGGCCGCCCGCTTCCCGGAGATGCAGCAGCGCTACCGCGCCGCCCATCCGCAGCTGACCAGCACCGCGGCGTGGGAGAAGGTCTTCGGCATCGACACGAAGGATGGACAGCAGTGA
- a CDS encoding phosphatase PAP2 family protein: protein MNAVQAALGSKPAVVSAARGLSHFGEHALGWVGIAAAGWLVDKPRRRQWAGVAVGAVGAHAASIVIKRIVRRPRPNDPSVQVNVGTPSKLSFPSSHATSTTAAAVLLGRLTGLPLPAVLVPPMLLSRVVLGVHYPTDVLAGSALGAASAAALLAAEKRLDSDRTRKSLG from the coding sequence ATCAACGCCGTGCAGGCCGCCCTCGGCAGCAAACCCGCCGTGGTATCCGCGGCGCGCGGCCTGTCGCACTTCGGTGAGCACGCGCTCGGCTGGGTCGGCATCGCCGCCGCGGGCTGGCTGGTGGACAAGCCGCGGCGCAGACAGTGGGCCGGGGTCGCGGTCGGCGCGGTCGGCGCCCACGCGGCCTCGATCGTCATCAAGCGCATCGTCCGCCGTCCCCGTCCGAACGATCCGTCGGTGCAGGTCAACGTGGGAACGCCGAGCAAACTCAGCTTCCCGTCCTCGCACGCGACCTCGACGACGGCAGCGGCCGTGTTGCTCGGCAGACTGACCGGGCTACCCTTGCCTGCGGTGCTCGTCCCCCCGATGCTGCTTTCCCGGGTGGTCCTCGGGGTGCACTACCCCACCGACGTGCTCGCCGGTTCCGCGCTCGGCGCCGCGTCGGCCGCCGCCCTGCTCGCCGCCGAAAAGAGACTCGACAGTGACCGCACAAGAAAGAGCCTTGGTTGA